ATACTAAACCATCAGTACTTCCCACATTCCTGAATCATGAGTTCACCTGTGTTTTTCCAAGTAATGTCTTAGGGAGTAGATTTACCTCATGAAGCCTTATACATTGGGACTTCAGAAAAAGATGTGTGTAAGTGAGGGATATTGAgctgtttttctcctccttctatCAGTACTTTGTAATCCCTGTAGTGATCCTTTAGTTTAGGGAAGAAGGAATTGAACCCTTGTGTTGGGTTTGGGGATAAAATAAAGCCTGAGATCAGTGGGACTGTCATTTGTTAGTTCAACACTGTAGTAGcagtgtttctgctgcttttttaatgGTGAAGTGGGCTTGTCTCCACAAAATATTTGTACAGTTTAAGCTGGGATTTTGCCAGAGTTTTCCCAGTGTAATGTGAGTGGGAGACAGCACATGGTGACTTTTCAATGAGTAATTCGGACAAAGCTGAACGGAATTCATTGCAAAACCAAATACTCTTCTAACCTGTAGGCgctttttctctgcaaaattttaaagctttttgcAAGCAATGATTGTATGAGAGCTTATTGATGTAGGTATGAGACTGTGATGCCAGGTTTTGACTGATCTCAATTAGGGTGTCTGTCATTTTGATCCTGAGAGTCAGGTGCTAGTTTGGAGGTACCAGTCTGGTCCCAGCCTCTCCATACTGGAGCAGCAAACCTATCTTTGGAGATGAGTCAGTGATGCAGGTAGGTCAGCCCACAGTCCTGTGAGCGCTTCTGGCGGCTGCTGCTCTCGtcaccagcagagctgtggggcagcaAACTGGTGAGGCACCATCTCTCACTGCTTCTGCTGCCATAGTGGCTCCACTGCAGCACGTTCTGCTGTCCCTGCGGCACAGGAggtgagggcagcagcaggctgtgGCAGGAAAGcctttgggctgtgctggctggcatCCGGAGCTGGgtggctgcagcctgtgggtcagggctGTAAAGTCCTTCCTGCGTTCTAGTACTGCAGTATTCAGCTGTTCTCATAACTGGAAATTTTAAATGGCTATCTGTTTTAAAAGTAGGCTAGATTTAGGTATCTCAACAGATTATGTCCTTAGTGGGGTCCAGActtcttttcctgcagttccTAACATCATCTCTATGTGATGTGATATCCCTCTCTGCTGGCTTTGTTTCTGCTTCAGGTACTACCTTTCAATGACTAACTTTTGTACCTGTCTATTTTTGAAGGCTTTCTAATTATCCTTATCAAGtaatcagtgatttttttttttcttttaagattcTCAGATGGCCCTGCATGATAGGCatttctctgtgggttttgctttgcttgaaCACTTCAACAGTTGCCACATTACAATAGTTGCCAGTCCTTAAGTTGGTATAAGAActcctttcctttgctgtgttttttattcttaataTGAAGGCAGGAAAAGGCATATAACCAGACTTGTTTGCAGTTTCACTTCAGAACTGCACTATGGATCAGAAATGCGAAGGTGTCAGATGGATTAGAGACTTAAGGGAATTTATGTATTCCATAATCATAAGATAGCACATTTAACAAATTACAGCTATGCTAAGGAAGCTGTATTGGTATTTTCTGCAGCACATCTACTTACCTGAGTTGGTTGTCTATATTGGAAATGCAAATTAAGCCCAACAGTTTACCTTTGTGAAATGATATATGCTGTCACTTTATGCACCAAATTGTGGTATTAATTGAAAAGGAAATTGAGAGGACATACAGAAATTACTCTGATGGAACAAATGGCCCTGGTTTTCATACTTGTGCATGATAATCTAACATATTACTGATTAGGTCTCATCACAATAATGTTTAAGTTTTTCCTATAACTAAATTGCATGTTTTCCCCTCTCCACCCCCAGATAAGTAGAATGTTGTTCACTAAATTAAGCCTTCATTATATGAATTTTTCTGTTCAACGTGTAAACCATGTTCTCTCCAATTTGTAGATTCTTGTGGACACTGTTTGGGCTTTGTCCTACTTAACAGATGGTGGAAATGAACAGATACAAATGGTGATTGATTCGGGAGTTGTACCTTTTCTAGTTCCCCTTTTGAGTCATCAGGAGGTTAAAGTTCAAGTAAGTCTGATTCAGTTCTGTTTGAATAGTCCTTTGTATGCtgtttactaaaaaaaaatgtgccttACAGTATTTATTAGTGGAGTTAGTGAGATGAACATTTATGGCTACGTTTTGTGCAggtaaaactgaagaaaaaatattacccacactggggaaaaacatattaaaaagaaagaaaactcaagCAAAACAGTACTAACACAGTTTTAAGTAGTGACAGGTTAAACATTAACTTCTGTTATGTGATTACCAGGGATGCCTTCCTTTTGTAGtcctaaaatatttaatgacagcagattttatgttttccagAATTCAAGTAATATTCACTCTTTCTGGTGCTGCATACATGGTTGTGCATGTTCTATCTAGTTCATGGAAATCAATATTTTGGAACCTTTAGAGTatggaaatatttgcaaatgcTGGGTCCTTTTAGTATAGTAAATTTCTAATTAGCTGTTAATTGGGCTTActtgattaattttaaagacaatATGAAACTAAAAGCTAGATAATGTGTACTGGGGTTTTTATGGCCCATCTGCTGTAATACGGAGCTTTTCTGTGTATCTGTGCATTTGACATGTTTGTTTAGTTTGCACGCTGGATGAGATTTGGCTGTCTTGAAATTTGTCAGACTAGTTCACTTGATGAAAGAAGTCTCTCCAGTATTCTGTCACTTGTAAAGCATTTTCTGACCAGTACATAAAGATGTAAAGTCCATTTCTGAAATCACCTGAGACTCAGTAAGTAGTTGTGAGGTTTTGAATGCCGTAGTGGGGAGCTGAATGGAGAAGTGAGCAGACATAGAGATAAAAGCAGACATAAAAGCTGTTGTTGGAATTTTAACACAGATCAGGTACATGATGAATTAATCTTCTAAGGTTTTAATATTATTGTAATTTCTAATCTTTGCGCTTTCTGAGTTGAGCTGCAGTGCATTTATTCTGTGATGTGCTGTGTTTTTTGATTCCATTTTTCTGATGTAGCTCAGAGGATGAAGTGCTAAATTGTATTTTGCAATGTGTTTTTATACAGAGATATCTTAAAATGCTCTTTGTTATAGTGTAAGTAACAGCAATGTCTTTaacatgcaattttttttccttcccactttGGATAttcagacagcagcactgagagcagTAGGCAACATAGTAACTGGTACAGATGAGCAGACACAAGTTGTTCTCAATTGTGATGTTTTGTCTTATTTCCCACATCTCCTGACGCATCCAAAAGAGAAGATAAACAAGGTATGATTTGCTTCTTCCTAacttagtattttttaaaaaaaatataacagtaGCCTGTGGAATGTTACAGAAGAATTTCCTACAGCTGTTATTTCCGGCATGTGAGCAACTTTATATAAAGATACAGCCTTTGAGGCTGGTGCTTAATTAGGACTGAAACCAAACAGCCATAGTGAGTCTCCATGCATTGGTGTTGATGCCTAGTGCTTTCTGGGAGGACTGAAGGGTTTTGCTTTGGAGTGAGATACTTTTTGTTTGCAAAGTGAGTAACTGGCTAACTTCGGTTActgtttttcataattttagTTGAGTCCAGTGAGTTGCATAAGACTGATCCAGCTTTCCCACTTCACCTTTTCATAATGAAGTTTCTTCACTTGTTCATCTTCACCTTCAAGGAAGAAGGATGTATCACTGTTCTTTCCTGAAAATTGTCTCTGCaatctccttccttttggcagaaataatttcactgCTGCAAGGATTGGGTGGAACAGGGAGATGAAAATGATCAGTGCCTCATTTTCCAGAGCTGTATTTCAtgttatttgggtttttttagtcaTTGTGCCATCTTCCATTGCAGAGATGgtctggcagaggagaaggctTTTTTATTTAGATTATGTAATTCCCCCATATAGTGTATCATTGAGGAGAAATCTATTTGTGAGGAATCTCTGTTTCTTCAGGCCCTGTCAGCTGTAAAGATCTCTGAAGAAGTTATCTTTGACAGTCAAActgatgtaatttatttttgcctGCCCTCTTAACTCTTACAAAAGAGTGATGAAGAGCTCTTTTGAAGGCCAAGGAATtatttttgtacaaaaaaaaaaaaaaagatgtccAGAAATGCTTTGAGTTTTGTTTCAAGTTTATATTGTGAGAGGCAAATAGTAACAAAAGCAAGATACGAGTCCCTAAAATAGGAGAAACCTATTTGTTCCTGCAGACCTTCATAATTGCCTACTTGCCACATCTTTTACTTAAGATTGGAGCTTTTTTAAGATGTTCTGAATTGTCATGACAAATATCCCCCTTTGTAACTGGGAATTTATAACTGCCATGAGATAGGTGGTAGCTATGTAGATGAACCTCCTGAAGGAGTAACTTCTGAGCAAAGTCAAAGGGCAGAATATCATGTGTGATACTTGAATGAGATTTGTGGACACCACTTCATGTtacacaaagaaaatggaaatggtcTTTCTTTTATCATAGCAGAAAGGTACTACTGAGCTGTCAGTAGTAGGATTACAGGAcaagtccttttttttctgatgctttaCCAGTTTTTCCTATTTTGCTCATAAAATTGATTGAAAGTTTAAAGCCTGTCTGTGACTCCAGCAGTGCAAAGTGGATATAAGGCTTACATCAGTATTACTCCTGATGTATGGAGACAATCCTTGTGTGAGAGAGAATCTGGCCCTGTGAATCAAGCATATTAATTTTACATTGATTCCCTGTTGTCTTTCGTAGTGCAATAAAAGTTTGTGTGCTAGAAGTGCTAAGGAGGAGGAGGCCTGTTTAGTAATTGCTCATCGTATGATTTTAGGTTTTGAGGTGGTCAGGTTTGGTTGAgttctttttttcatctgctgaCTAGTTTTTGaaagtgctttgcttttttgctttattcCATTATAGGAAGCAGTTTGGTTCCTTTCCAATATCACAGCAGGAAACCAGCAACAAGTTCAGGCTGTAATAGATGCTGGGCTAATCCCCATGATCATACACCAGCTGGCTAAGGTCAGTCAAGCTATCAGCTATGCAAGTTGTCATCCTCTTTTTATAAATCTGACATGAGGAGTTTGTGATTTTTAATAAGTTTGACAGATGTTTCCATGCTGATTTTAATGagctattaattttatttttcaggggGACTTCGGGACACAAAAGGAAGCTGCTTGGGCAATTAGCAATTTGACAATAAGTGGGAGAAAAGATCAGGTATGTGTAGCGGGATTTCAAGCTGTCACTAAAATGTTGCATATGCAGTCATTTATGTAAGAAGCATAAtgttgaaagcatttttttgtttgtttgtttttaattatttaggTTGAATACCTTGTTCAACAAAATGTAATCCCACCGTTCTGCAATCTACTGTCAGTAAAGGATTCTCAAGTGGTGCAGGTGGTGCTGGATGGCCTGAAAAACATCCTGATAATGGCTGGTGATGAGGCTAGCACAATAGCTGAAATTATAGAAGAGTGCGGAGGTAAGAGCTTActaggcttttaaaaaatttaattggCTGGATGTTATTCTGTCTTCCCCTTGCTGCTGTTGATTTTTACTGTAGTGTTATTTAACATGGGCTATTTGAGTAAACAAGGGAGACTTCTTAATGAGAGatgttacctttttttttctgtttatttcagtttggaGATGGCTGTGTAGAGGCAATTGTTGAGGGAGCTTTCTGTAGCATAGGTATTTTTTACGTTTCAATGAGAATTGTAGTTCTTTTCATTTGATAATTGCACATACTTTGTCCTGTGGTAAAACACACAATTCTTGCTCTAGTTCATTGCCTTGGAAGCAGTTATAGGATCATAATTTCATTACAGAGCAAAGCAGGATGAAGAGTCTTTTCAATATCACAATCCAAGTTGTAATGTATGCtaattaatgtattataataaAGAGATACTAGAGGACATAATGCACTGGAAGCTTTTCCCTTGTGTTATTATATATCCATTTTGGAAATGGGATTAGTTTTTAGCTGCTTTGTCACTTTGCTATTTTAAACTTACAGGCAACACACAAATGTAGCCACTTCTTTTTGGGGTTACACAGAAAGCACAACGACTAACCCAAAAATTACGTAGTAgacagaagttttaaaaaataaagagttttaTCTAAACGAAGACAAGACTCCACAATCCATTGTTCATAAAATGGCATGTTCTCTGGCATATAGAGTTCACAAACTACTTCTCTTTCCTCTTGGAGACAAAGATAACTGCTGTGTAGATCATATTTTCAAACTGAGCTACATCTTTTCTAGCATGTTTCAGTagtaatgtttaattttttttcttatttttttaagtagtcAGTAACTCTGGCTTAATCTTACaaaactcttttccattttcttttattcaggATTAGAGAAAATTGAAGCCTTGCAACAGCACGAGAATGAAGACATTTATAAACTAGCATTTGAAATTATAGATCAATATTTCTCTGGTGATGATGTAAGTATGCTAAAGATGGAAAAGTATATGCATTGTGCTCTTAGCTTATTAAGTACATTGTCTCTGTTCCTCAGGTCCAGTGGTCATGAACATACATTATCTCCAAAGTCAGTTTTCCTGATCCTTGTTCAGTAGAGTTTCCCTCAATTTAAAGTCTTTGAAGAGTTTCTCAATACCAGGacttttcttcagcaaaatcTAGAGGACTACTCTAGTTTTGCCTAACAAATGCTCACTTAATGTTGTCAGATTGATGTGTAATTACTTGTGATTAGAATCTGAACAGTTCTCTGgctctcctttttattttctctcctttttcttttgtcataCATCAGTCTTTGAAAGGGGCAGTGGATCCTTACTTTCAGATAAATTCTTGTATTTCAATTCTGTATTTGCTCACTCTGGATTCTGCAGTGAAAAGAGTCATCAAAACTATTAACACTTTCTGTAGCTGTTTGATCTAGACCATCCAATATTTTGTTGCACCCAGGTTAGGTATTTTGATGCTCTGATTCTAGCTCCTCCTGCTAGTGGCTGCTTGTGAGTTCCTGAGGAGCACTTCAACATGCAGTTCAAAGACAAATCGAAGACAAATTACCTTTTCTAGGCTTTCCAGGGTGTCTGTAGTTCTACAGCCTAGTAGAACTATGTTTTCAGTTCTTCTCTTAAATTGAACTCTCTAAATGCCAGCTCTAACTTCAGGACTCAGTAATTTTCAATTCATGGGTCCATCATGTGATTGGGAAGTTAGTTACCAGAGGTTAAGATAAGTGAAAAGTTAAGGTGAAAAGTTCCCTATGCCCGTGATTCTGTGAGCAGTGTCTTAAGAGTCTTCATAGAGACTCTAAAACTTTTCTGTCTAACTGAAGAGCACAGTCAGGTTGATGTGGTTGGAAAAATATCCCTGTTGAGGTTAGTACTTGCTTTTGTGCATTTACTTTTTACATTAACACAATTTAATCTATACCTGATGGGCTGAGTATGCCTGCTTTACTCAAGAGCAGGACTTTCTTTCAGATTATTATATTGTTACTATGTTTTCTGGAGCTTCTGAAACTCAAAATTGTAAGAATTCCATAATTGCTCCAGGGAGACAAGAGATTGGTTATGGTAGCCTGACTGGCAGTGTTATGATGGACTGTCCAGGAGTGTTCTTGCCTTCTGTCACTTCAGGATCTTCTGTATTCTCATGAGATGTTGCTGGCTGCTTGATGTCCATTCATTGCGAATCCCGTCTGTTCCGTTGCTGAACCCTGTAAAGTGCACAGCCTGTACTTTAGGACCAGCACTAACAGCTTCCTGACTTCAGTTTTTTATGTTAAAGGCAGGTGATCTTAGGTGGGGTTACTTTGTAGTATCCCTGCAGAAGGCAGAAGTGCTAATTtatcaaaacaaaagcattttgcGAAACATTCTGAAACCAGACTCAGTCATCATGTGGGCATGATGTGCAGATTGTTGTGGTCACAAAAGGCCTCAGTCTCTTCCCCCTGCTTTAGATAGTGTCACCCAAAGTAAAGAGAAAGATGAGTCAGTTCTGATGTGTGCACTACTGCAAGGCCAGGTCTCAGAAAGCTGTTCAGACCCCTCACACAAGGGCTCTTTCCTGCTTCAGAATGACATATGATCTCAAATGAGGCTCAGAGAACAGTGCAGCTGGTGATTTGCAGGAGAACGGGTAGGGTTTGAAGTGGTGCATTTTGTTGTTTACTGACCATGTTATTTGCTATTCCTTGAGGCTGTAAATATCAAATTCTAAAAGCTCTGAGGAAGCTGGATGATGTTGGCTGCTGATTCCTTTCACTCTGTATCCATAGAGCAATGAAGTACTGTCGATGTAAAACCAAATTCAAATTGTGCTTATGCGACCTATATAAAACTGTGCTTAAATGAGTTCTAAATCCTTCAGATTTTGATAGGAGATACTAAGAAGTCTTTTAAGCTTTATATAAGTATTTCTATCAGCTGCtgatgaaaatatattttcatgttgaaagaaaatgggagaaaGTACAAAACTAATTTTGGAATCCACAACTAGTGATTAGCCAAGTCCAGAAGTACTAAAAATTGGCACTGAAAATTAAACTGCACAGCTAAAATAGCAACTGCTTTGACCAAACAGCAACACTGTCCCTAACCATAACAATTTTCTGTTTCCCTAATGGTATTAGAACAGAGTTGATGTgttgttctttttaaatatatttgggGAATTTAATTGGAAAAATGGATCTAATTTTACTGcgataatattaaaaaaaaaaaaaagaaaacatgaacatttgtgaatttcttctctgtgtaCCCAATCATGCAGGAAATCAGCTTCTCATGTGTTTCTGCTGTTGTGTTTTGTAGATCGATGAAGACCCCAGTCTCATTCCTGAAGCCACTCAAGGAGGTACTTACAACTTCGACCCAACGGCCAACCTTCAaacaaaagaatttaatttttaagttcaAAAAAAGTGCAGCTTCTCTTGTCCCACACCAGTACGAAGCACCACCAGATGGCTACCAAGTGAAGAAACAAAAGGCTCCAAGACACACATGCCTCTTCGTTTTGATGCTTCTAAAGCAAGCCATGTATTGGTCACTTTGCAGTTGCCAAACATCACT
This sequence is a window from Vidua chalybeata isolate OUT-0048 chromosome 2, bVidCha1 merged haplotype, whole genome shotgun sequence. Protein-coding genes within it:
- the KPNA3 gene encoding importin subunit alpha-4 isoform X2, which codes for MRRHRNEVTIELRKNKRDEHLLKKRNVPQEESLEDSDVDADFKAQNVTLEAILQNATSDNPVIQLSAVQAARKLLSSDRNPPIDDLIKSGILPILVKCLERDDNPSLQFEAAWALTNIASGTSAQTQAVVQSNAVPLFLRLLHSPHQNVCEQAVWALGNIIGDGPQCRDYVISLGVVKPLLSFINPSIPITFLRNVTWVIVNLCRNKDPPPPMETVQEILPALCVLIYHTDINILVDTVWALSYLTDGGNEQIQMVIDSGVVPFLVPLLSHQEVKVQTAALRAVGNIVTGTDEQTQVVLNCDVLSYFPHLLTHPKEKINKEAVWFLSNITAGNQQQVQAVIDAGLIPMIIHQLAKGDFGTQKEAAWAISNLTISGRKDQVEYLVQQNVIPPFCNLLSVKDSQVVQVVLDGLKNILIMAGDEASTIAEIIEECGGLEKIEALQQHENEDIYKLAFEIIDQYFSGDDIDEDPSLIPEATQGGTYNFDPTANLQTKEFNF
- the KPNA3 gene encoding importin subunit alpha-4 isoform X1, with product MAENAAATGLESHRIKSFKNKGRDAETMRRHRNEVTIELRKNKRDEHLLKKRNVPQEESLEDSDVDADFKAQNVTLEAILQNATSDNPVIQLSAVQAARKLLSSDRNPPIDDLIKSGILPILVKCLERDDNPSLQFEAAWALTNIASGTSAQTQAVVQSNAVPLFLRLLHSPHQNVCEQAVWALGNIIGDGPQCRDYVISLGVVKPLLSFINPSIPITFLRNVTWVIVNLCRNKDPPPPMETVQEILPALCVLIYHTDINILVDTVWALSYLTDGGNEQIQMVIDSGVVPFLVPLLSHQEVKVQTAALRAVGNIVTGTDEQTQVVLNCDVLSYFPHLLTHPKEKINKEAVWFLSNITAGNQQQVQAVIDAGLIPMIIHQLAKGDFGTQKEAAWAISNLTISGRKDQVEYLVQQNVIPPFCNLLSVKDSQVVQVVLDGLKNILIMAGDEASTIAEIIEECGGLEKIEALQQHENEDIYKLAFEIIDQYFSGDDIDEDPSLIPEATQGGTYNFDPTANLQTKEFNF